The DNA window CTTTGTGACTAAAAAGTGTCATCAAACCCTCAAAACAGAATGCAAAACCCCTGCCTGATACCACTAGGGCCTTTGGGGAGACAGATTTATTGCTAAAGGATTCTTTGGTTTCCCTCTTTGGGAATCACTGGCTCAAGAGGTTTTCTGTAGTGACAGACTATAGCAAAAAGCTGGATGTAACATAGGCCAAACCTGTAGTCTGGCCCAAACATCTTCTTGGAACTCAGAGGCCATGGTCAGATGAAAATCCTTCCTGCTTCATTTGCTCATCcctgcaacaagaaacccagcaaagCTACTTACATGGAATCTTGACCATATTTCTGCAATAAACTGTCTGGTTCATGGAAAAGAAATTAACAAAGTACTGATACATATGCAGAATGTAAGAGAACACGTTCTCTTACAACACGTAGGTAGACAGAGGAGGATCGGGTATCACAGGTTATCCTTAGTAACACAGAAAAGCCAAGGCCAGCCTAAAATACctgaccctgactcaaaaaacttAAATAAGCAGGGTAGTGTCACAGGCcattattcccagcacttgggaggcagaggcaggtggatctctgagttcaagcccagtctGACCTACAgaggagttccaaaacagccaaggactgtctcaaaataccaaaaattaaaaatacaaaatagggCACTGCAGAAATGGCTGAGCAGGTAAAATggctctgttcttccagaggaccagagtttggttcccatgTTAGGTGGCACACAGCAGCCTATAACTGCAGCTCACGGGGACCTGACTCCCttttctgtcctcttcaggtactacacatatgtacacacacacacacatttttaattttttaattaagtaaaatAGAGCTAGTAAGACATCTTAGTGGGTAAAAGTGCCTGctggcaagcctgatgaccatatgtaggacagaactgactccagaaagttgtcctctgacctgcacaatCAATACATGTAAATTTTTTGTAAGAAATTTCAGTCAACTTAGTTTTATTAACtggatttaattaaaataaagtaacatCAGCCAAGCAgcggtggcacacatctttatcccagcactcaggaggcaagggcaggcagatgtgagttcgaggcacctgttctacagagtgagttccaggacagccagggctacagagagacctttgtctcaaaaaaaaaaaaagtaaataaataaattaacatcttatttcattttatttcttggtACAGGGTCTcatgctggcctgaaacttaaaCTTATGATGTGGCTGAGAATAACCTTTTAACTCTGACTCCACTAAATATTGAGACTATAGGTGTGCTCACACgtaataaacaaacacaaaaggtAAAACAGGAGCtaagagatggttcaggagttaggagcagaggactagggttcagttctcagcaaccaaaGAAGGTTCTCCGCCCTGACCTTCCGTTCCAAGGGATCCGACTCGTTCGTCTCTACTTACACGTCCTACTGACACGTACGCAAAGCCATGCgcataaaataaatctctaaagaTGTCTATAACAAAAGCTAAAGGTAAAGGTAAGAACGACGTTAGCTGACCGGGTAGGGCTCGCCCGGCACTCCAGCTCGGGACAAAGCCCCGGCGCGGCGCGCAGCCGCCCCGCTCCTCCTGCCCGCTCGCGAGCAGGTAGTCCAGACTTGGCCCCCGGCCCCCCGGGGCGGACCCGGCGCAGCCGCGGCGCCGAGACCTCCACTGCACACCGGTGACGGGCTTCCAGACGGAACTGAGCGTGGTATGAGGACGAGTGTCACCCATTCCTCGGCCGTTTTACAGCACCTTCGGGGACACGCTGAGGTCACCCGTGACGGGAAACGCCGGCACCCAGGTCTGACAGACCCGAAACCGGCGTCTGCTAGCTCGGCGGCCCGCGGGCGGGGCCAGAGGAGCCTGTGGCGGGAACGCCCGGACGCGCCAAGCGTGCGCGCTGGAGGGCGCGGCTAAACCCGGAAGGGGCAGGAACGCGCCAAGGACTCCGCGGCCCACGGAAGAGACGGCCTCCACCGCCAGGCGCTTCTCCTGAGACGGAGCGTTTTCCTTGGCTCCGCCCCCAAGCTCCGCCTCTAGCCTATGAGAGTCGAGCGGGGACCGGAAAGAGGCAGGCTCCGTTCCGCCAGGAACAGGCATCCTAGGCCCAGAGCGCCCTCTGTTGGTGCTACCGGAAATTGCCTGGGGCTAGTCCAGCCGACCCCCTCTTAGACCTGAATCAGATGGGATGCTACCTGAAGACAGCAGGCTCAAATGGCTGCGGACTGTAAGACTCATTAAATAACATtttgcaaaaataaaacagaaatataccAGAGAAACAACAGACACTGGGGGAACACCGAGGAGGTACTAATTCTTATCCTGATGACGGCTacacaataaaaccaaaaaaaaaaacccaaaaaccttcACACAATCAAATGTGAGTTTCAGTGAATACAACCATATTATTCTGAGCGCGGGGGTTGGGAGTTGggttgttttgtggggttttttttgtgtgtgtcagggctcactgtgtagccctgcccaGCCTTGAAATCGCTATAGAGACTCTGCTGGCCTCAAACCCGGAGATCCATCGACCTGCCtcctgggtttattttgttttcaagtaCGCCATAGGTGaaaatgtggaggtcaggggtcagttctctcctttcgcAGTGTGGGCCCTGGGATCAAACCTGGGTAGGCTTGGAGCAGGTACCGTCACCTACTGATTCATTTTGCCAGCCCCCACTATTTCGTTTTGATTGATTGGTGGCTACCTGAGATGAGGAGGATAAGTAATGAGTTTTATGAGAAGGGGCCCATTTTGAAGTTGTGAAGGTATTTTTGAATGAGATACATTTATTAACATTGAGAATGGACTGGGTTCACTTGTAAAGGGACTAATTTTATGCcttgtaaatttctttttaaagatttattactgtacaccagaagagaacatcagatctccttatagatggttgtgagacaccatgtggttgctgggagttgaactcaagtcaggatctttggaagaatagccagtgctcttaacctcttagccatctctctagccccaccttGTAAatttctaaagtttttttttttttttttgagacaggatttctgtgtggcCTGCGCTATCctagactcgatttgtagaccaggctgaccttgaactaacagtggtccacctgtctctgctgggattaaaggtgtgtgccactctcAATGGAAGTGACTGTGTAAGGTTGAACTGAGCACCAGCAGTCCTTGGCCAGGGCATAAGCACTTACATGGCATATCATGGAGATGTGTACAAATGAAAACACTGGCCTAGAAAGGTGTGAGCCTCATCCTCTGAACCTTGCCTGAGTAAATCCATCTTGTAGCCAGCCTCCATGTAACTATTGTATGTGCCAGACCACAGTTAAAACACAAGAAAGGCCATCCTTCCCACGATCGTGCTTGCTGAGGTCAGCATACCCTCCCAGCCTTCATTCAAGGCTGAGTGCACGGTAGCGCTGCCACTGTCTGTTTCCTCAGAACCTGTAGTCACTGCTGCTACTTAACCATTGGGCACTGCTCTACAACCAGGTCTAAATTAATTCTGCTAGGTGTAGGCTTAGAGCAGGTTAGAATGGGTCCTTGCATGGAGCGAGGACCTTCAGGAAAGCACAGCCATCCCAACTTTCCACTGCTCTGGATGTGACCCCCAATAAACTCGGTTACTCGTAACGCGCTGAACCGGCTTGAGCTGTTCTTTGGGTTGTTGGTACCATCCAACAGTTTGGGCATATATGCAATGATTTCTCTCACAAATCTCTAGGGACATTTGTAAACTGGGCGGAAGAGAGGCACACACAGGAAGTAGTAAGGCTCATAAATCCACCGGGACCTGTGGCATCAGTGTTCTTTTTTTAGGGGTCAGAAACTTCATCTTATTTGTTCCTTCCCTCTCATGGAGGTTCAAACAAGTTGGGAGCcactccctccacccccagcacACACCCCATTGTTGAAGAATATTCCAAGAAAGCCCATGGGCTGTGAGGACCCCAAGCTCTCCATTGCAACTTCACACACAATTCACAAGTGCCATTATGTTCTCCAGATTTGGAAGTCCAACAAATACCCCTTAGTCTAGGCCAAGCAGCCCAGGCCAGGTTCCCAGAACAGTTCAATCCTTAAGAAACACACAGCATCTAAAAAACAAAGTACAAATTTTATTTCGTTTCTTTACAAAGGCACAATGGCCTCTTGGTATTTTGTTCCCTACCCCCACTTTCTTAACAAAATATAATAGCTTCTCCTTGGACACAAAGACctcaaaattgtaaaaaaaaaaaaaaaaaaaaaaagaaaaagaaaagaaaaagaaaaaatttaaaaatacagaaaccaaaaccaaaataaaaccaacaacaaacaaaacaaaaagagacagacaTTTTTAGGGTCAGTGATGGGAACCCTGGAGGGAAAGGTGGGAAGGTGGAGAGCGGCCAAATCCGGTgctgaggtggggaggggaggggagaatggcAGCAGCAAACCCCAACCGAGAAGAATCGTAGATCCCCGGGTCCCCAGAAAGCCCCAACCCAGCCTGACCCCCAACCCATGTAAGtgcttaaaagataaaaaaagaaaaccaaatagagGCGGGAAGGGGAGCTGGCTCTGAGGAGCGAGGAAATACCTTggggttttgtttgattttccctgttcttaaaaaCACGtttaaatggaagaaaaacaaacaaacaaaaacaaaacaacaacaaaagcttttTGGCGGAGAGAGGCCAGGCACCTCAGTGTCAGCTTCCCCAGCCCCAGGGCCGAGGCCCAGCCCTGGAGTCCCGATGCTCCCACACGTGCTCTAGAGACCACCACAACCCCGGGACCTGGGCTCTGGTGGCTTCGATCAAAGGTCGACTTACAGTATTGAAAAAGAGGTCATAAAAGTGACCCAAATGTTATCATAATTTTGTAAAAATTTCTCACTCATTCACCCATGTTTCCCCTGTTGTTGCCCCGGCCCCCTCTAGCCcctagaagggagaggagggctgGGGGTGGTCAGGGAAGCTCCCCGTCCCCCAAAGGCTCCTCCCGGCTCTGGTCCATGGCGTCGCTGTCCGAGGCCTCCGAGTCGGAGGCAGTATCCGAGGTGTGCGCCTCTGGACAGCCGCGGACGGACTTCACGATAACCGCTCGCCTCTgttcctcctccagctcctgttTGTCCTGGGTGCCCTCAATGTGCTGGATGGCCTGGACAGAAAGGGACAGTCCACTGAGCAGACTCGGCTGGGGAGCCCGGGCCAGCCAGGCAAGAGTGAGTGCCCTCAGCCAGCTGTTAATCTGCTCAAAAAACACACACCCCAGAACAAAGCAGAGACAGGGGTGGGCGTGGAAAGCGAAGACCCTTCCAGGAGACCAGAGCCCTAGATGTTACAAATGACAACAGGGCTCATATCCTTATGGCTTCACTAACTTAGTAACCGTCTGCGCTATCCAGGTTTTATTCAGGTTGCTGGGCATATAGGCAATGAAAGTTTTAGGAGTCactagttttctttcttgtttctgctttttCATTTGCTTTACACTGTTATCAACTAAttgattcttttttaatgttgCTCACAGCACGGATAGGAGGCCTAACACgacatattcataaaataaagatgaaaggGGTTGGGGAGAGATTTCAGTCTTGCCTTTCTAACAGAAGGGCTTGGGTTCAGTACCCAGCACCCCTCGGTGCTGTGAACCTGCATCCTGAGAGGAAGGCTGGGAGCTGAgtcaggaagatccctggggctccgCCAGCCTATCCCAACTGGCACGCTGCAGGGTGCAGTGACAAGACCCACCTCCCACTTTCTTAACAAAATACAGTAGCTTTTTCTTGAACACAAAGATCAAAGAtcataaaataagtaaacagaGAAACCAAAACCTAAGTAAAACCAAACTGAGAACAAAGCAGCTTCTCAGGGCCAGCAaggtgggtaaaggcacttgaagCCACACCTTACACACCTGGGTTTATGAGCCTCTGACCCCGAGTCTGCTGAGGTGCACAAAAACTGCTCCTCCCCGCTGTCCTCTggcacacaacacatacacacaataaatgtcattttaaaaaaaggagtcTTTTAGgctaggcatggtgatgcacacctttaatcccagagcttgggaggcagaggcaggtgagatctctgtgagttcaaagccagcctggtctacagagagtcctgaacagccagggctctttgTCCCAGGGACAGGGAAGGGGACCTATCCAAGCATTCAGATCTTTTCTCCTCCTATATAAGTTCCATGttgcttttttccccccatttCGCATTCCCTAGTGCCCCGTTAAAAGCATGTCCCCCAGGGTCAATCCCACAAGCCACCTCCCAAATACCTGCACGATGGTGTCCAGATTTTGCCGGGACGTAGAGACAGAATTGATGACTGAGGAGGGACCCATGGTGACAACATTGATGTGGTGGGAGGAAGGCGGGGCTGGAGCAGGCACAATCACTGTGGGGTGGTGGGTGGgggctggaggaggcaggagctgcaaGACAGAAGTCCTCAGGTTGCAGCCCACCAACCTTCCATACTCACGGGGTCTCTGCTCCTAGTTTGGATTTTAAATGTCCCCCCCACAAAGCCCATGTGATAAAGGCATGGCCTCCAGTATGGCAGTATTGGTAGCAACCTTAAGAAGTTGAACctagctgggcacggtggcacacgcttataatcccagcactcttggaggcagaagcaagcagatctctgagttccaggacagccagggctacacagaaaaaccctttctcaaaaatgaaaaccaaTAACAAGAGcccagtttctttctctttttgtctctttagTTTTTAAGACATGAGGTGAGTGGCTTTATTCCTGCCATGACATATAACCTCACCACACATCCAACCAATCACAGTCTGAAGTCTTCAAAAATTGAGCCAAAatagcccttttctctttttaaattgacTGTTTCAGGTGCTTATTACACTGATACAAAGCTGACCAGTAAAGCAGACCAGTAGGATTCACAACTCCAAGTGTCAAGTGTCAAGAAGCATTTCTGAACCTAATAAATGACTATTCAAGAGTATAAGCTGAGCTGGGTGCGGTGGAACACaaatttaattccagcactcgggaggcagaagcaggcagatctctgtgagttcaagagtagcctggcctacagagtgagatcctgactcaaaacaaaacaaacaaacaaacaaacaaacaacaagtaTAGAGTCTGGGGCTGGgatagagctcagtggtagaatgtttgcctgaCATGCACAAAGCCCCGGCTCAATCAGCaccactgaaataaataaataaataaataaataaataaataaataaacaaaacaaaacagaggaggaggagcttAGTTCCTGGATTAAGACAGAGATGGTTCAAATTCCTGCTCTAGAGTAGGTTATCTGACCTTTCTATACCTCATTttccacagcaataaaacagcCTAAGAGCTCAAGCTTTCTCAAGCTTTAAAGGACTACCGTGCGGGCTCTATTCTACATTCCGATGCTCTCCAGACACCTCGGTCTCAGCACGCCTGCACTGTTGTCTGCACCTGTGTGGTCCGAGACCCCACTATGGCTTCTGGGAACCCCACAGCAGCCAGTGGGGGGCCCTCGGGGAGTCTGCTGCTCACCTGGGTCCGAAGGTGCTGCTGCTCCCGCTCCAGCTTCTCCTGGTGCAGCAGCCgcacctgctcctgctgctgctgcagctgcaccTGCTGTGCAATCACCTTGAGTTTTTCCGGGTACATGTGGGCCTCTAGGGAGCGCACCTGCAGGTAGAACGGACAGCACTAAGAGGTGGGGCAAGACCGCACCTGCTCTACCAGCTGCCAAGGCCGTTTACTTGCTAAAACCTCAATCCCGGGCGCAGGGCAATCCTAAACCTAACACACTGGCAGAGAGCGCCCCCTTTGGGGCAGACCAAAGGCTCTCCCCTAACCTTTGTCACCTCTAAACTTTGTCTCTACTGTTCCCACCACAAAGAAATCCCTTTTCCCTTGTCTGATCAGCTGGTTCCTTTATACAAATCACAAGGCACACCTTGGGGGACCGAGTCAAACCCTTCTGGTGCCAAGCTCCTATGTAGTCTTGTTTCATcggcatttttgtgtgtgtgcatgatgagAGTTGCGCCCAGAACTTTCAGGCTAATCACTCCATAACTGAGCTAAACACCCCAGCCTCCACGTATGTTTACACCTTTAACAGAGAATTGTTGGCAGACCTTGGTGGCgaacacctttgatcccagcgctcaggaggcagaggcaggcggatctctgagtttaagaccagcctggtctacgtagtaaattccaggacagctggggatAAGCAAAGATACCCTGTCTTGGAGTGTGGGGaatgaagagacagagagacagggagagactgTTGACAAATCCTTCTCAATCCTATGCAAATATAGCCACTAGGCCTGGTATGGAGcagattctctttgtgtatgtatgtatgtgtgtgtgagtgtgttttgcCTGGATGAATCAATACCGTGTGCACGTCTAGCGCCTGCAGAAGTCAGGGGTGGAAGATGGCGTCAGATTTCCTGACATGGGGCTGTGTGCCTCGATGTGGGTGTGGGAATttaactgaactcgggtcctctgcaaaagcaacaagcgTTCTTAACCgctaagccttctctccagcccctagagaAGACATTCTCGCGAATACTTTCTGAAGAGGGGAAGCAAGCAGAAGACCACAGAATCCATCCTCTCCGCCTGGGCATCAcactggccagcagagggcgccgtCTCACCTGCTCCTCCAGCATCATCCGCACCGAGCGCTCCTTGTCCAGCTGCTGGCGCAGCTCAATCATCTCTCTCCTAAGGTCCTCAGCCTTCTCGTCTTCCCAGATGTCAGGTGAGCCAATTCCCTCGTCCTTGTCTTCTGCCCGCCGCCGCTTAGGGGATGAGCCACTCAGCTCCTGGGGACCCCAAGAGGTTGCTGAGTTAGCTGACACCCCCATAACACAGCCTGAGGTCACAGGGCTCCATTGCAGGCCCTCCAAAGGTACCCAACAGATGGACTCATACTGGGGAATCCATTCTGCAAATCCACCTAGGGGCCAAACGCCGGGCACGGAAGAATGGACTGACTTTCTAGAACAGTCACCTGCTTCCCCCCCGAGCCCACTCCACTGTACTCCACAGAAGAAACAGGCCCAGGCAGGAAGTAGGCAGGTTCTGTGGGCAAGGTGACTGATCGCCATGCATGCTAATGGTTTTGGGTAAGGCCCACACAGAAGACTGCTGGGAAGATTCCCCATCCGGTACCTGGATGAAGCGCTTAAGCTGCGTATTCTGCTGCAGCAGTCTAGTCTTCTCCTGCTCAAGAGAGAAGATGTACTCCGCCGTCTGCTGGAGGATGGCTGCCTgagggcaggaaggaaagaatgaggcTTCCGGTCCTCTCTCTCCCCGTGAGACCCTGACCCCGCCTCCGGAAGCcgtccctgcccctgcccctgcccctgcccaccTTGCTGAGCTTCTCTCCATCTGTGTGGGGAATGAGGGTCTTGAGGGACTGGAAGCCAGCGTTGATGCTCTGCATGCGCCTGCGCTCGTTGCTGTTGGCAATCTCCCGCCGAATCCGCCTCTCCTGGTCCCGCTGCGTCTCCGGGGTCAGCGGGATGTTGGCAAGGCTGCCAGGGAGAACAGGACTAGATTCAGGGCAGATGTCCTCTAAACTTAACCCCCAGAAGGGCCCTGTCCTCAACAGTTCATTGCCAGAGGGCCCTGGATGTAACCTGCGTCCCTTCCCTGATAGACCCAGGGCTGAAGCAGGGGCCTGAGGACCCGCATCTGCTTAGAACCCACCCagtccctgcctcccttcctACAGTCCTCTCCTCTTGAAGAGATTCTTAGCAATGTCTGGATatcaaaatacacacacagggGCTCAGAGCTGTGCAGGCCTCACCTCCCATTCTAACATCTGCCTAGCCAGGCTGGAAAGGCCCAGAAACCTGCATGACTAATCTCTATGGTTCTAACGCAACAGAACCCGACAGCAACCAGACACAGCTCCTGGGACGCTTCAAAGCTCCTCGCTGTGTAACTGGACCACCTCCTTAGTAGCTCTTACTTTGTCACTACAGTTCTGAGAAGATAACcctcctccctgctctctgccacaGTTGTCTCCAGCCAGAAGCCTACAGCCACCACCGCGGCCAGCCACTATGAGCTAAGAGTGTACAAAGGACCAGACAGGCGGCATTCACCCCACATACGGGACACTGGGTCAACCAGCCCTCGGGACAGTCCTGCTTTATCCCGACCTATTCCACAGCAGATTCACTCTGTATAAGGAagctagcccccccccccccccgccccagaaTGCTGTGGGCAATGCTACTGCATGCTGCAGAGGGAAGCAGCTAGCCAGCAGAGTGAGGGAGCAGGCAACCAGCAGTGATGGGCCCAATGCCACTGCTCCCAAGGGGGTGGGCCTGTGTGTGGCCCAGAGGAGGGATGCCCCCCTTCT is part of the Meriones unguiculatus strain TT.TT164.6M chromosome 11, Bangor_MerUng_6.1, whole genome shotgun sequence genome and encodes:
- the Tfap4 gene encoding transcription factor AP-4 isoform X1; amino-acid sequence: MEYFMVPTQKVPSLQHFRKTEKEVIGGLCSLANIPLTPETQRDQERRIRREIANSNERRRMQSINAGFQSLKTLIPHTDGEKLSKAAILQQTAEYIFSLEQEKTRLLQQNTQLKRFIQELSGSSPKRRRAEDKDEGIGSPDIWEDEKAEDLRREMIELRQQLDKERSVRMMLEEQVRSLEAHMYPEKLKVIAQQVQLQQQQEQVRLLHQEKLEREQQHLRTQLLPPPAPTHHPTVIVPAPAPPSSHHINVVTMGPSSVINSVSTSRQNLDTIVQAIQHIEGTQDKQELEEEQRRAVIVKSVRGCPEAHTSDTASDSEASDSDAMDQSREEPLGDGELP
- the Tfap4 gene encoding transcription factor AP-4 isoform X2, which codes for MQSINAGFQSLKTLIPHTDGEKLSKAAILQQTAEYIFSLEQEKTRLLQQNTQLKRFIQELSGSSPKRRRAEDKDEGIGSPDIWEDEKAEDLRREMIELRQQLDKERSVRMMLEEQVRSLEAHMYPEKLKVIAQQVQLQQQQEQVRLLHQEKLEREQQHLRTQLLPPPAPTHHPTVIVPAPAPPSSHHINVVTMGPSSVINSVSTSRQNLDTIVQAIQHIEGTQDKQELEEEQRRAVIVKSVRGCPEAHTSDTASDSEASDSDAMDQSREEPLGDGELP